One segment of Cinclus cinclus chromosome 30, bCinCin1.1, whole genome shotgun sequence DNA contains the following:
- the LOC134055016 gene encoding keratin, type II cytoskeletal 6A-like: MSRISFRSSTGGGMRGFSSGSAIVGGGGCGTRSSFSSVSVSRVGGGRAGGGGGFGAGGGFGSRSLYNLGGSKRISYSSVGGGLRSGAGGGYGFGLGYGGGAGTGFGLGGAGGGGGYGLGSGFGLGGPGFGGRGGPGFPVCPPGGIHEVTVNQSLLAPLKLDIDPEIQKVRTQEREQIKTLNNKFASFIDKVRFLEQQNKVLETKWTLLQEQGHTVTRKSLEPIFEAYINNLRRQLDSLMGERGRLDSELRSMQDMVEDFKNKYEDEINRRTGAENEFVVLKKDVDGAYMNKIELQGKADALAEEINFLRALYEAELSQMQQQVSDTSVVLSMDNNRNLDLNSIIAEVKAQYEDIANRSRAEAEAWYQNKYEELQVSAGRHGDDLRNTKIEISEINRMVQRLRNEIDSVKKQCANLQAAIAEAEERGEMALKDAKAKLTELEDALQKAKADLARQLREYQELMNVKLALDIEIATYRKLLEGEESRLAGEGVGAVSVSVVSSSSGMGYGGGSCLGLGGGLGMGGGGSSSYTMSSGGFGGSGGFGGSGGFGGSGGFGGGSGGFSGGHSYGGGSSFSSGSSRGVSSSTGGSVRIVSKTTTSKKTIR; the protein is encoded by the exons ATGAGCCGAATCTCTTTCAGATCATCTACTGGAGGGGGCATGAGGGGCTTTAGCTCAGGCTCTGCTATCGTAGGAGGTGGTGGCTGTGGGACCAGAAGCAGTTTTAGCTCTGTCTCTGTCTCCAGAgttggaggaggaagagctggaggtGGAGGAGGCTTTGGAGCTGGCGGTGGTTTCGGCAGCAGAAGTCTCTATAACTTAGGTGGAAGCAAAAGAATTTCCTACAGCTCAGTCGGTGGAGGTCTACGAAGCGGAGCCGGGGGCGGATATGGCTTTGGTCTTGGCTATGGTGGTGGAGCAGGCACTGGCTTTGGCTTAGGAGGAGCCGGTGGTGGTGGTGGCTACGGGCTGGGAAGTggatttgggctgggagggcctGGATTTGGTGGCCGAGGTGGCCCTGGGTTCCCTGTTTGCCCACCTGGTGGCATCCATGAAGTGACTGTCAACCAGAGCCTCCTGGCACCCCTCAAGCTGGATATCGATCCGGAAATCCAGAAGGTGCGAACACAGGAGAGGGAGCAGATCAAGACCCTCAACAACAAATTTGCCTCCTTCATCGACAAG GTGCGTTTTTTGGAGCAGCAGAACAAGGTGCTGGAGACCAAGTGGACACTCCTCCAAGAGCAGGGTCATACTGTTACTAGGAAGTCCCTGGAGCCCATTTTCGAAGCCTACATCAACAACCTCCGGCGGCAGCTCGACAGCCTGATGGGAGAGAGGGGCCGGCTGGACTCTGAGCTCCGGAGCATGCAGGACATGGTGGAAGACTTCAAGAACAA ATATGAAGATGAGATCAACCGGCGCACAGGTGCTGAGAATGAGTTCGTGGTCCTCAAGAAG GATGTGGATGGTGCCTACATGAACAAGATTGAGCTCCAGGGCAAGGCTGATGCACTGGCAGAGGAAATCAACTTCCTGAGAGCTCTGTACGAGGCG GAGTTGTCCCAGATGCAGCAGCAAGTGTCCGACACCTCTGTGGTCCTGTCCATGGACAACAACCGGAACCTGGACCTCAACAGCATCATCGCCGAGGTCAAGGCGCAGTATGAGGACATCGCCAACCGGAGCCGTGCCGAGGCCGAGGCTTGGTACCAGAACAAG TACGAGGAGCTCCAGGTCTCTGCCGGGAGACATGGGGATGACCTGAGGAACACCAAGATCGAGATTTCAGAAATCAACCGAATGGTCCAGAGGCTGCGGAATGAGATTGACAGTGTGAAGAAACAG TGTGCCAACCTCCAAGCAGCCATTGCTGAGGCGGAGGAGCGTGGGGAGATGGCCCTCAAGGACGCCAAGGCCAAGCTGACCGAGCTGGAGGATGCCCTGCAAAAAGCCAAGGCTGACCTTGCACGGCAGCTCCGGGAGTACCAGGAGCTCATGAACGTCAAACTGGCCCTGGACATTGAGATTGCGACCTACAGGAAGCTGCTGGAGGGCGAGGAGAGCAG GCTTGCTGGAGAAGGAGTCGGAGCTGTCAGTGTCT CTGTGGTCAGCAGCTCCAGTGGGATGGGCTATGGTGGCGGGAGCTGCCTGGGCCTGGGCGGGGGGCTCGGCAtgggcggcggcggcagcagcagctaCACCATGAGCAGTGGTGGCTTTGGAGGCAGCGGAGGCTTCGGAGGCAGCGGAGGCTTTGGAGGCAGCGGAGGCTTTGGAGGCGGCAGTGGAGGCTTCTCTGGGGGGCACAGCTATGGCGGAGgcagctccttcagctctgggagcagccgCGGCGtcagctccagcacaggaggcAGTGTCAGGATCGTCTCCAAGACCACCACCAGCAAAAAGACCATCAGATAA
- the LOC134055022 gene encoding keratin, type II cytoskeletal 75-like produces MSRQSTVRIQRGRSGFSAASAVVPNTCRTSFSSCSVTRLGSCNAGSGFARVGGGFGSKSLYNVGGCKKISVAGRGGSFYGSAGFGGGAGSLYGGGFGAPANLGYGYGAFGGGPGFPAGGIHEVSINQSLLKPLNLEIDPNIQRIRKEEKEQIKTLNNKFASFIDKVRFLEQQNKVLETKWSLLQEQGMKTVKNNLEPLFETYINNLRVQLNSLLSDKGRLEGELVNTQYLVEDFKKKYEDEINRRTIAENEFVTLKKDVDASYMNKVELQARADALSEEINFLRALYEAELSQMQTQISDTSVVLTMDNNRNLDLDSIISEVKAQYEDIANRSRAEAESWYQTKYEELQATAGRHGDDLRNTKQEISELNRHVQRLRSEIDSVKKQCANLKATITDAEERGELTLKDARAKLAELEDALQQAKADLARQLREYQELMNVKLALDIEIATYRKLLEGEECRLAGDGVPVNISVTRTTVGTGYGGGSNLSVGGGICNLGNSFNCGTVPGVSSTTFGAGSSSSMKFVSSSSTRRSYRS; encoded by the exons ATGTCTCGCCAATCCACCGTGAGGATTCAGAGGGGGAGAAGTGGCTTCAGTGCTGCTTCAGCTGTGGTCCCCAACACCTGCCGGACCAGCTTTAGCTCCTGCTCCGTCACCCGCCTGGGGAGCTGCAATGCTGGCAGTGGCTTTGCCAGGGTTGGGGGGGGCTTTGGAAGCAAAAGCCTCTACAACGTTGGTGGTTGCAAGAAGATCTCCGTGGCTGGAAGGGGTGGCAGCTTCTATGGCTCAGCAGGGTTTGGTGGTGGCGCCGGGAGCCTGTATGGGGGTGGCTTTGGTGCTCCAGCCAACCTTGGCTACGGATATGGGGCCTTTGGGGGTGGCCCTGGATTCCCAGCTGGGGGCATCCACGAAGTCTCCATCAATCAGAGCCTTCTGAAACCACTCAACTTAGAGATTGACCCCAACATCCAAAGGATCCGAAAAGAGGAGAAGGAACAAATCAAAACCCTCAACAACAAATTCGCCTCCTTCATTGACAAG GTCCGATTCCTTgaacaacaaaacaaagtgCTGGAAACTAAGTGGAgtttgctgcaggagcagggaatgaaaACAGTGAAGAACAACCTGGAGCCGCTTTTCGAGACCTACATCAACAACCTGCGGGTGCAGCTGAACTCATTGCTAAGCGACAAGGGCAGGCTGGAGGGAGAACTCGTCAACACCCAGTACTTGGTCGAGGACTTCAAGAAGAA GTATGAAGATGAGATCAACAGGAGAACCATCGCAGAGAACGAATTTGTGACGCTCAAGAAG GATGTAGATGCTTCCTACATGAACAAGGTGGAACTCCAAGCCAGGGCAGATGCACTgagtgaagaaattaatttcctgagAGCACTTTACGAAGCA GAGCTGTCCCAGATGCAGACCCAGATCTCTGACACCTCTGTGGTTCTCACCATGGACAACAACCGGAACCTAGACCTGGACAGCATAATCTCTGAGGTCAAGGCACAGTACGAGGACATCGCCAACCGAAGCCGTGCTGAGGCCGAGTCCTGGTACCAGACCAAG TACGAGGAGCTGCAGGCCACGGCTGGCAGGCATGGGGACGACCTCCGGAACACCAAGCAGGAGATCTCGGAGCTCAACCGCCACGTCCAGCGGCTCCGATCCGAGATTGACAGTGTGAAAAAACAG TGTGCAAACCTGAAAGCCACCATCACTGATGCTGAGGAACGTGGGGAGCTCACCCTCAAGGATGCCAGGGCCAAACTGGCCGAGCTGGAGGACGCTCTGCAACAGGCCAAGGCTGACCTGGCCCGACAGCTCCGGGAGTACCAGGAGCTCATGAACGTcaagctggccctggacattgaGATTGCAACCTACAGGAAGCTGCTGGAGGGCGAGGAGTGCAG GCTGGCTGGAGATGGGGTCCCAGTGAATATCT CCGTCACCAGAACAACAGTGGGAACGGGATACGGAGGAGGGAGCAACCTCAGCGTGGGAGGGGGGATCTGCAATCTGGGGAACAGCTTCAACTGTGGGACTGTTCCTGGGGTGAGCAGCACCACCtttggagctggcagcagctccagcatgaAGTTTGtctccagctcctccaccaGAAGAAGTTACAGGAGCTAA
- the LOC134055041 gene encoding keratin, type II cytoskeletal 5-like isoform X2 — protein sequence MSRQCTVRSQGRASFSAASAFIPNASSSSLCLRPAPQAGSCGATPGYGRFTGGFGSRSLHSLGGYQRISVAGRGGVFYGPAGFGAGTGVSCGFDGAVAGPFGFGGGPVFPAVPAGGIHEVSVNKSLLKPLNLEIDPNVQSIRKDEKDQIQNLNNKFASFIDKVRFLEQQNKVLETKWALLQEQGNKTVRKDIEPLFETYLNNLRRHLSSLMTDRENLEGELSKMQSLAEDFKNKYEDELNKRVAIESDFVTLKKEVDTAYLDKTELQARLDSLTEEINFLRALYEAELSQMQTQISDTSVVLTMDNNRSLDMESVIAEVKAQYEEIANRSRAEAESWYQSRYEELQATAGRHGDDLRNTKQEISELNRHVQRLRSEIDSVKKQVTGLQTAIANAEQRGELTLKDARAKLEELETALQKAKADLARQLREYQELMNVKLALDIEIATYRKLLEGEESRLSGEGAGSVNISVTRTTSGTGYGSGNCLSFSGGAGGGVCAGMGIGSISGSRHGTGGSCMVGGSSSSFTSTSTSSSSRRCY from the exons ATGTCCCGCCAGTGCACCGTGAGgagccagggcagagccagcTTCAGCGCCGCTTCTGCCTTCATCCCaaatgccagcagctccagcctttgCCTGCGCCCTGCACCCCAAGCTGGAAGCTGTGGGGCCACCCCTGGCTATGGAAGGTTCACTGGAGGGTTTGGAAGCAGGAGCCTCCACAGCCTTGGCGGATACCAGAGGATCTCCGTGGCTGGAAGAGGCGGTGTCTTCTACGGACCTGCAGGTTTTGGTGCTGGCACTGGGGTCTCCTGTGGGTTTGACGGGGCAGTTGCTGGTCCCTTTGGGTTTGGTGGTGGCCCTGTattccctgctgtcccagctggggGCATCCATGAAGTGTCAGTCAACAAGAGCCTTCTGAAGCCACTCAACCTGGAGATTGACCCCAACGTCCAGAGTATCCGTAAGGATGAGAAGGATCAGATTCAAAACCTCAACAATAAATTTGCCTCCTTCATCGACAAG GTCCGATTTCTTGAACAACAAAACAAGGTCCTGGAGACCAAGTGGGCCCTTCTGCAAGAACAGGGGAACAAAACAGTGAGAAAGGACATTGAACCCCTCTTTGAGACTTACCTGAACAACCTCAGGAGGCACCTGAGCAGCCTAATGACAGACAGAGAGAATCTGGAAGGGGAGCTGAGCAAGATGCAGAGCCTCGCTGAGGACTTCAAGAACAA ATACGAAGATGAGCTGAACAAGCGTGTGGCCATTGAGAGTGACTTTGTGACCCTGAAGAAG GAGGTGGACACTGCCTACCTGGACAAGACAGAGCttcaggccaggctggattcCCTCACAGAGGAGATCAACTTCCTCAGAGCCCTCTACGAAGCT GAGCTGTCCCAGATGCAGACCCAGATCTCTGACACCTCTGTGGTTCTCACCATGGACAACAACCGGAGCCTTGACATGGAGAGTGTCATCGCTGAGGTCAAGGCACAGTACGAGGAGATCGCCAACCGCAGCCGCGCCGAGGCCGAGTCCTGGTACCAGTCCAGG TACGAGGAGCTGCAGGCCACGGCTGGCAGGCATGGGGACGACCTCCGGAACACCAAGCAGGAGATCTCGGAGCTCAACCGCCACGTCCAGCGGCTCCGATCCGAGATTGACAGTGTGAAAAAACAG GTTACTGGGTTGCAGACAGCCATCGCTAACGCTGAACAGCGTGGGGAACTAACCCTCAAGGACGCCAGGGCCAAGCTGGAGGAACTGGAGACGGCCCTGCAAAAAGCCAAGGCTGACCTGGCCCGGCAGCTCCGGGAGTACCAGGAGCTCATGAACGTcaagctggccctggacattgaGATTGCGACCTACAGGAAGCTGCTGGAGGGCGAGGAGAGCAG GCTCTCTGGGGAAGGTGCTGGCTCAGTGAACATCT CCGTGACCAGAACCACTTCAGGAACAGGATATGGAAGTGGGAACTGCCTGAGCTTCAGTGGTGGGGCTGGAGGTGGAGTCTGTGCTGGAATGGGAATAGGCTCCATCTCTGGAAGTCGACACGGCACAGGTGGTTCATGCATGGTcggaggcagcagctccagcttcaCATCCACCTCCACCAGCTCTTCCAGCAGGAGATGTTATTGA
- the LOC134055041 gene encoding keratin, type II cytoskeletal 5-like isoform X1, which produces MSRQCTVRSQGRASFSAASAFIPNASSSSLCLRPAPQAGSCGATPGYGRFTGGFGSRSLHSLGGYQRISVAGRGGVFYGPAGFGAGTGVSCGFDGAVAGPFGFGGGPVFPAVPAGGIHEVSVNKSLLKPLNLEIDPNVQSIRKDEKDQIQNLNNKFASFIDKVRFLEQQNKVLETKWALLQEQGNKTVRKDIEPLFETYLNNLRRHLSSLMTDRENLEGELSKMQSLAEDFKNKYEDELNKRVAIESDFVTLKKEVDTAYLDKTELQARLDSLTEEINFLRALYEAELSQMQTQISDTSVVLTMDNNRSLDMESVIAEVKAQYEEIANRSRAEAESWYQSRYEELQATAGRHGDDLRNTKQEISELNRHVQRLRSEIDSVKKQVTGLQTAIANAEQRGELTLKDARAKLEELETALQKAKADLARQLREYQELMNVKLALDIEIATYRKLLEGEESRLSGEGAGSVNISVTRTTSGTGYGSGNCLSFSGGAGGGVCGLGAGFNNRLGMGESSSGAGSGSRVRFVSKSTTQESHRS; this is translated from the exons ATGTCCCGCCAGTGCACCGTGAGgagccagggcagagccagcTTCAGCGCCGCTTCTGCCTTCATCCCaaatgccagcagctccagcctttgCCTGCGCCCTGCACCCCAAGCTGGAAGCTGTGGGGCCACCCCTGGCTATGGAAGGTTCACTGGAGGGTTTGGAAGCAGGAGCCTCCACAGCCTTGGCGGATACCAGAGGATCTCCGTGGCTGGAAGAGGCGGTGTCTTCTACGGACCTGCAGGTTTTGGTGCTGGCACTGGGGTCTCCTGTGGGTTTGACGGGGCAGTTGCTGGTCCCTTTGGGTTTGGTGGTGGCCCTGTattccctgctgtcccagctggggGCATCCATGAAGTGTCAGTCAACAAGAGCCTTCTGAAGCCACTCAACCTGGAGATTGACCCCAACGTCCAGAGTATCCGTAAGGATGAGAAGGATCAGATTCAAAACCTCAACAATAAATTTGCCTCCTTCATCGACAAG GTCCGATTTCTTGAACAACAAAACAAGGTCCTGGAGACCAAGTGGGCCCTTCTGCAAGAACAGGGGAACAAAACAGTGAGAAAGGACATTGAACCCCTCTTTGAGACTTACCTGAACAACCTCAGGAGGCACCTGAGCAGCCTAATGACAGACAGAGAGAATCTGGAAGGGGAGCTGAGCAAGATGCAGAGCCTCGCTGAGGACTTCAAGAACAA ATACGAAGATGAGCTGAACAAGCGTGTGGCCATTGAGAGTGACTTTGTGACCCTGAAGAAG GAGGTGGACACTGCCTACCTGGACAAGACAGAGCttcaggccaggctggattcCCTCACAGAGGAGATCAACTTCCTCAGAGCCCTCTACGAAGCT GAGCTGTCCCAGATGCAGACCCAGATCTCTGACACCTCTGTGGTTCTCACCATGGACAACAACCGGAGCCTTGACATGGAGAGTGTCATCGCTGAGGTCAAGGCACAGTACGAGGAGATCGCCAACCGCAGCCGCGCCGAGGCCGAGTCCTGGTACCAGTCCAGG TACGAGGAGCTGCAGGCCACGGCTGGCAGGCATGGGGACGACCTCCGGAACACCAAGCAGGAGATCTCGGAGCTCAACCGCCACGTCCAGCGGCTCCGATCCGAGATTGACAGTGTGAAAAAACAG GTTACTGGGTTGCAGACAGCCATCGCTAACGCTGAACAGCGTGGGGAACTAACCCTCAAGGACGCCAGGGCCAAGCTGGAGGAACTGGAGACGGCCCTGCAAAAAGCCAAGGCTGACCTGGCCCGGCAGCTCCGGGAGTACCAGGAGCTCATGAACGTcaagctggccctggacattgaGATTGCGACCTACAGGAAGCTGCTGGAGGGCGAGGAGAGCAG GCTCTCTGGGGAAGGTGCTGGCTCAGTGAACATCT CCGTGACCAGAACCACTTCAGGAACAGGATATGGAAGTGGGAACTGCCTGAGCTTCAGTGGTGGGGCTGGAGGTGGAGTCTGT gggctgggagcaggttTCAACAACAGGCTTGGAATGGGGGaatccagctctggagcaggaaGCGGCTCCAGAGTGAGGTTTGTGTCAAAAAGCACCACCCAGGAAAGCCACCGAAGTTGA